The DNA window ttttcctttctgactACCACTTATGAAAGTGTGGTTGAATGAGCTTGTTCTCCACACAAGGGACATGTTCCTTTTTTTGAGGCCATGCCTCAGAAGATTTCTGAACTTTCCTTAAATGTAATACATTAAGAAAAGCACTTTAGCATCCCCAGCTTCACCCTTATGAATACTGTAAAAACTCACCTATTTTAAagcttacaaaaataaaaccaaagcaccccaaatccccttACCTCTGCCCCCATCACAACTCAGAATAAGCAGGTATTGGAGCTCCTCCACCCACTACAAAGCTTCACTGAACACTATAAGGCTGATTAACAAGATGAAATGATGCAATTTCTTTAAAGCATCTCATCAGAGAATGGGATTCAAGGACTTTCTGAATGCCAAGGCTTCCAAAAGAACCAGCCCAGTCGTGGTTTAGAAACACAGTGACACAAAACACTGCTGGGGAGGTTGGTCTCTGTACTGCTGCAGCACAGATCAGTGATCTGGTGTTTGCCCAGACACAGTTCAGCAGAGAACAGCCCCCCTGGAAGGTCCAGACAAGGCACAGCTCTCACCTATGGCGAAGATGGCCCCTTGGGCGAGCTCCACCGACACGTCAGTGCAGTAACccttcagctcctccagcacctgcTGCACGTTCTCATCGTTCACCAGCTCACACAACACCTCCATCTTCTGGCATTTGATGTAGTGGGGCTCTGAGTACGAACAGAAGAACTTTTTGTAGTGGCTGCTGAAGTGGCCGGGCAGGCTCCCCAGGATCTGGCGCACGTGGCACAGCGCGGTGAAGCAGAGCTCCCTGCTCTCCGAGGTGCAGGCAGACAGCAGAGGGCCCTTCACCCGCACCAGAACATCTGCCTGCACATCTGGGTACTCCCTGGCCAGCACCAGGAAGAGCTTGGTGGCTGCCATCACCACgctggggctgctgcttttGAGGTAACCATCCAGCAGGTTGAGGATGTCGAAGAGTTCCTCCTCGCTGCGGGGTTTGTAGCGCAGCAGGAAGGTGAGCACCTCGCTCTGCCCCCACTGATCCAGGTCAGGCATCCTGCCAGGACAACAAACACAGTGTGCAGGAGTCAGGGAGTGCACGAGgatctgggctgtgcagagcagaggccTCAGTCTCTGAGTTTCTTATGGTCTCTGTTCCAAACCAAGGGGGTAGCACACTTTTTATCTCAAGAGAATTGCCCAGTTATTAACTCAGGATCAGTCATGTGCACTCTTACTGGTGTTTAGGCCAGAAAGCAACACTGACAAGAACCCTGGGCAGAGCAATATATCCCTCTTTTCTCAGCTCATGCAGAATTATCTGCAGATAAGTTCATTTCTTCAAGCAAAGGATGagttatatatttttcaatgaTCTGGAGAGACATACTAGAAACATATCTATTTACAAATATATCGTGTGTACTATCACtaaaaaattaatcacattAACCTGTAGttccaaaacaaaccaccagCTGAAGCAAAGACTCCCTGGAAATGCAGTGCATCCCAGATTACTCTTAAGACTTCAGCCTACAAGTCATTTAGTTAATCTTAGCATGTGCACCTCCATCTTTGGGTGCCTGACTAAAGTCCCTTCAAGTCCTCTCCAGAAACACCTTCTCTGCATAGAAAACACAAGAACAAGAATGAAGGTTCCAGCATCTCCTTAGTATCAAAGACAACAAACCTGTTGAGGAGATGATGGGCAATGGGTTTGTTGATGACAactcctccctccttcttcaAGATCTCTTCCAAGGCCCTCAGACAGTTCACAACCACAATAGGATCCTGGTCACGAAGCAAACTGTAGAGCTCGTTCACCAGTGCACCATCTGCAAAGGAGCAGAGGTCCTGCTATCAAATTCTGCTGGCACACTGGAATTTAATCACTGTCTATGAGTATTTGTCACAAACAGAAGATATGGTTTGAACTGGGAGAAGGAGCCATCAAAACTTCCAGCTCTACAGTAACAACTGCCCTTGGCACAGCTTTTTCCCTGAATATTTGTGGGGGTGAGAATGGCCCCTGGCTGATCAGAGATTTCAGGGATggctgtgtgctgtgggaggccctggaagagcagggagggaaggggcactGCATTGTTAACAGTCTGATACACATGgaccacagaatcatggaatggtttgggttggaagggaccttagagctcatctcattccgccccctgccatgggcagggacaccttccactagcccaggttgctccaagccccatccaacctggccttggacacttccagggatggggcagccacagcttctctgggtaacctgtgccagggcatcaccaccctcacagccaaaaattcgttcccaatatcccatctaaccctgcccttgtcaatgggaagccattcccccttgtcctgtcactccatcccttgtccaaagtccatctccagctctcttggagcccctttaggaactggaaggggctctgaggtctccctggagccttctcttctccaggtgagcacccccagctctcccagcctttaattcccctccacttccccctctctctgccctgcagccacaacaacccagaggcagcacagcgagcccagcacagccctagAGAGCACTGAACACACTCTCagtgtgtccccagccccaggagcaccACCTGGAGCCCCAGAACCATCCCCCTCAGCCCAGGAGCACagcccctcagagccccttACCCACTTCACAGTCCCCCTGCAGCTTCACCATcttggcacagcccagcacggCCGCTCTGCGCACGTAGGATGCCTTGTCCCGCAGCCCGTTCACGAGGGGCTGCTGCAGGTACTCCTGGATCCCAGGCATCCTGCAGGAGGGCAGGTCAGGGGGTACCAGAGCCTGAACAACCCCAACCCTCTCAGCCTTTAATTCCCCTCCActtccccctctctctgccctgcagccacgACGACCCAGAGGCAGCACAGcgagcccagcacagccctaaGGCCTGAACATGCTCTCAGCACCTGCatgtccccagccccaggaccaCCACCCCGAGCCCAAGACCACTACCCTGAGCCCAAGACCACCACCCCAGCCCCATGACCACCACCTTGAGCCCATGACCACCCCCGCCAACCTAGGACCACCACCCCAGCCCATGACCAtcactcccagccccacagccaccaCCTCAAGCCCCAGGACCATCACCCCCAGCCTCACAGCCACCAACTCGAGCCCAGGACCATCATCTCCAGCCCATGACCACCACCTCCAGCCCAAGAtcaccagctcagcacagcaccacCACCCCAGTCTGAGACCAGCACTTCAGTCTGGGAGCACCACCTCAGCCCACGACCaccatccccagccccaggaccaCCATCCCCAGACCATGACCATCACCCTGAGCCCCAGAACCACCATCCCCAGACCATGACCATCACCCTGAGCCCCAGAACCACCACCCCAGTCCAGAAACACCACCCTCAGTCCCATGaccaccccagccccaggaccACCACCCCTCAGTCCCATGaccatcccagccccaggaccaccacccccagcccaggacCACCATTCTCAGTCCCATGACCACTACCCTCAGTCTCACGACCATTCTCAGTCCCATgaccacccccagccccaggaccaCCACCCCGCTCGCCCCGCCGCACCTGAGGCCGCACATGGTGCGCAGGGCGAGCCCCCGCACGGCCGGGCTCGGGTGGGCGCAGTCCTTGCGCAGGGAGTTGACGGCGAGCAGCGCCAGCTGCGGCTGCCGCGGGGCCTGTGCCCGCACGTACAGCGACACGAGCTTCTTCTGCACCACGTCCGGCACCGCGCCCGCCTTCACCATCTCCGGGAACACCCCCGACACGTCGGCGCCCTGCGCCATCAGCCTGCGGGGACACGCGGGTCGGGCCGGGCCGGGTGCGGGTGCCCCGGGTGCgggtcccccccagcccccgccGTACCGGATGACCCGCAGGACGGCGGCGCGGTACCGCACCGGGTCCGCCTGCACGTGCGGGTTGGACAGGGCCCGGCGCAGCTCCCGCAGCGCCTCCTCGCCGCCCAGGTACGGCATGGCCCCggcacggcccggccccgggcTACGGCCAGACCCGGTATGGTCCCGGGCCTAGGTCCCGGGTCCGATCCCAGTCCCAGTCCTAGTCCCAGTCCCAGTTACAGGTCCCGATCCTAGTCCTGGTCGCAGACCCACTCCCAAGTCCCGGTCCCGATCGCAGTCTCAGTCCCAGGTCCTAGTCCCGGTCCCAATTCCAGTCCTAGTCCCAGGCCCAGGTCCCGGTCCCAGTCCTAGTCTCAAGCCCAGGTCCCGGAACCTATCCCGGTCCCGATTCCAGTGCCAGGTCCCGATCCTGGTTCAGGTGCCGGTCCCGATGCCAGTCCTAGTCTCAGTCCCAGGTCCTggtcccagtcccagtcccagtcctAGTCCCAGGTCCTGGTCCCGGTCTCAATCCCAGTCTCAGTCCCAGATCCCGACACCGATCCCAATCCCAATTCCGGTCCCGGTTCtggcccccggccccgcccacATGACTCCTGCCCACGTGACTCTTGCCCACGTGACCCCGCCCCTGACGCTCGGCCCGGACCCCCCCCCGCGCCTCGCGCGCATGCGCGGCGCTTCCCGCCAAATTCGCTGTGAGGGGGCGCGGGGTCCCGCCCGCCATGAGCGGGACGGTGCTGGCCGGGACCCCCATCGCCGTGGACTTCTGGAGCCTGCGCAGGGCGGCCGGCGCCCGCCTCTTCTTCCTGTCCCACATGCACGCGGACCACACGGTAGGGCTGTCCAGCACCTGGAGCCGCCCGCTGTACTGCTCCCCGATCACCGCCCGCCTCCTGCACAGCCGCCTACGGGTAGGTATGGCCTGGCCCTCATCACCTGGGCACCCCCATCGCCCCACCTGCCCGGCCCTGCCTTCAATACCTGGGCGTCCCCACCTCTCCACCTGTCTGGCCCCGCCCTCCTCACCTGGGCACCTCCATCGCCCACCTGTCCCACCCAGCCCTCATCACCCAGGTAGCCCTATCTCTCcacctgtcctgccctgccctgcccaaccctcatcccctgccctgccctctccACCTGGTCCCTGTAGGTGCCAACATGCTGGATCCGGCCGCTGGAGGTGGGGCAGAGCCACGTGGTGGATGAGGTGACGGTGACGCTGCTCGACTCCAACCACTGCCCCGGCTCCGTCATGTTCCTCTTCGAGGGCACCTTCGGCACCATCCTCTACACAGGTACAGGGCAGGGTCCCACcgtcacagaatcccaggatggaagggaccacagtggctCATCTGGTTGTCCCACTGCATATGGCGCAGAACTGTGACCAGACAGTTCTGAGATATCTCTactgagggagactccacaccctctctgggcaaatGCTGACAGCCTTGTCCCTTGCAGGAGATTTCCGCTACACGAGCTCCATGCAGGGGGAGCCTCTGCTGAGGGGCCGCCGCATCGACCGGCTGTACCTGGACAACACGCACTGTCACCCGCGGCGGGCGCTGCCCTCGCGCCAGCTGGCCACGCGCCAGGCCGCCCGCCTCATCCGCGCCCACCCGCACCACCACGTCGTCATCGGTGAGTGCCAGCCCCTCACACTAACTGGAGCCACCTGCTTAGCACCTCTGGAGGGGATGGTTTGGTGGTCACAGGCTGGCAGCCCCCCTGGCAGGGCTCCTGTTCCTCTCCACCCTGTCCCACACCCGGCTCCCCTGGCAGGTGTGTACACCCTGGGCAAGGAGGCGCTGCTGGTGGACCTGGCCGTGGAGTTCAGCACCTGGGTGGTGGTGAGTCCCTGGCGCCTGGAGCAGATgcggctgctggagctgccggATGTGTTCACCGCCGAGGAGGGGGCCGGGTGGATCCGCGCCGTGGATGTCGCCGAGATCCGCTGGGATACCCTGGTCACCTGGAACACGCTGCACCCCACCATTGCCATCCTCCCCACGGGCAGGCCTGTGAAAGTCACCCACCCCAAGATCCACCCCATTCCATACTCGGATCACTCGTCCTTTTTGGAGCTGTGCGAGTTTGTGAAGTGGCTGAAACCTTGCTCCATCATTCCCATCGTGAAGGGCAACATGTGCCAGGTTTACTTTCAGGAATACCTGAGCTCTGCCCCCCAGGTACTTCCTGACTTCCAAGTCCCAAAGCCTTTGCCAGAGtctttgcagcagcaaagccaaaGGAGGGGGCAGGACCCCATGTATCTCTGGAAAAGAGCTGCACGGCATTCTGCACCTCAGGGGGTTGTTTTTGAGTCCCCAGAGAAATACACTGAGGAACCTGAAGCATTTACAGGTGCTGAGattcctcagcagcaccactgTGAGCCAGCTTTCTGCTCAAAAGAAGGTTGCACTTGTCACAGGGatgaggaaaaagggaaggaaaagctgagtggggaagagctgggagcagcaggagcagccactgCTGTTAGCCAGGCACCTGTTTCCAAGGAGCACTTTACAGCAGGATTTGCAGAGCAGTATTTACTCACTCCCCTAAATGTCCTAAAGCAGAATTCCTCGTGGACGTTTGACAAGCTGGTACAGGACTTTTTTAGGAGGGGAGAAGTGCCCTGAAAAATTGTGTGACACTTGCTGGTGCCAGTAGCAGTGATTCatcctgctctctctgctcaGGTTTCCTATCAGGAAAGAGGAGCTCAGCTATGGGGCTCTACTTTCTTTAACTCTTAAtagaggacaagaggaaactAGAACAAGTTTttaaacattacattttttaaaatttatttatttttttaatctttctgcaTCTGC is part of the Chiroxiphia lanceolata isolate bChiLan1 chromosome 25, bChiLan1.pri, whole genome shotgun sequence genome and encodes:
- the AP4B1 gene encoding AP-4 complex subunit beta-1 isoform X2, which codes for MPYLGGEEALRELRRALSNPHVQADPVRYRAAVLRVIRLMAQGADVSGVFPEMVKAGAVPDVVQKKLVSLYVRAQAPRQPQLALLAVNSLRKDCAHPSPAVRGLALRTMCGLRMPGIQEYLQQPLVNGLRDKASYVRRAAVLGCAKMVKLQGDCEVDGALVNELYSLLRDQDPIVVVNCLRALEEILKKEGGVVINKPIAHHLLNRMPDLDQWGQSEVLTFLLRYKPRSEEELFDILNLLDGYLKSSSPSVVMAATKLFLVLAREYPDVQADVLVRVKGPLLSACTSESRELCFTALCHVRQILGSLPGHFSSHYKKFFCSYSEPHYIKCQKMEVLCELVNDENVQQVLEELKGYCTDVSVELAQGAIFAIGNIARTYTEQCVGILTELLGLQQEHITSAVVRAFRDLAWLCPQCTDAVCQALPGCEDTIQDSEGKQALIWLLGTHGEKVPNAPYVLEDFVENVKSEMFPAVKMELLTALVRLFLARPAECQDMLGRLLYYCIEEEMDMAVRDRGLFYYRLLQAGVEEVRRVLCSPKSDPSLGLLGNQTKQPVNAWAWEFNTLIPVYGRERWALATAHQPVEPSYSGPPCTDSRSRDTESLISEGNKEVLKVQPSTGSLSLIPDASLTAEQFEKTWLSLDTSCHLSLPWCGPVPPDTIQTALHVVHIQTIAMSKAGAQPWKAYLSAQDDTGCIFLTELLLQAADSELQVSVKQSEAKPEALQSFISALRTVLEAVAGLGS
- the AP4B1 gene encoding AP-4 complex subunit beta-1 isoform X1, with the translated sequence MPYLGGEEALRELRRALSNPHVQADPVRYRAAVLRVIRYGGGWGGPAPGAPAPGPARPACPRRLMAQGADVSGVFPEMVKAGAVPDVVQKKLVSLYVRAQAPRQPQLALLAVNSLRKDCAHPSPAVRGLALRTMCGLRMPGIQEYLQQPLVNGLRDKASYVRRAAVLGCAKMVKLQGDCEVDGALVNELYSLLRDQDPIVVVNCLRALEEILKKEGGVVINKPIAHHLLNRMPDLDQWGQSEVLTFLLRYKPRSEEELFDILNLLDGYLKSSSPSVVMAATKLFLVLAREYPDVQADVLVRVKGPLLSACTSESRELCFTALCHVRQILGSLPGHFSSHYKKFFCSYSEPHYIKCQKMEVLCELVNDENVQQVLEELKGYCTDVSVELAQGAIFAIGNIARTYTEQCVGILTELLGLQQEHITSAVVRAFRDLAWLCPQCTDAVCQALPGCEDTIQDSEGKQALIWLLGTHGEKVPNAPYVLEDFVENVKSEMFPAVKMELLTALVRLFLARPAECQDMLGRLLYYCIEEEMDMAVRDRGLFYYRLLQAGVEEVRRVLCSPKSDPSLGLLGNQTKQPVNAWAWEFNTLIPVYGRERWALATAHQPVEPSYSGPPCTDSRSRDTESLISEGNKEVLKVQPSTGSLSLIPDASLTAEQFEKTWLSLDTSCHLSLPWCGPVPPDTIQTALHVVHIQTIAMSKAGAQPWKAYLSAQDDTGCIFLTELLLQAADSELQVSVKQSEAKPEALQSFISALRTVLEAVAGLGS
- the DCLRE1B gene encoding 5' exonuclease Apollo, which gives rise to MSGTVLAGTPIAVDFWSLRRAAGARLFFLSHMHADHTVGLSSTWSRPLYCSPITARLLHSRLRVPTCWIRPLEVGQSHVVDEVTVTLLDSNHCPGSVMFLFEGTFGTILYTGDFRYTSSMQGEPLLRGRRIDRLYLDNTHCHPRRALPSRQLATRQAARLIRAHPHHHVVIGVYTLGKEALLVDLAVEFSTWVVVSPWRLEQMRLLELPDVFTAEEGAGWIRAVDVAEIRWDTLVTWNTLHPTIAILPTGRPVKVTHPKIHPIPYSDHSSFLELCEFVKWLKPCSIIPIVKGNMCQVYFQEYLSSAPQVLPDFQVPKPLPESLQQQSQRRGQDPMYLWKRAARHSAPQGVVFESPEKYTEEPEAFTGAEIPQQHHCEPAFCSKEGCTCHRDEEKGKEKLSGEELGAAGAATAVSQAPVSKEHFTAGFAEQYLLTPLNVLKQNSSWTFDKLVQDFFRRGEVP